A region from the Lycium ferocissimum isolate CSIRO_LF1 unplaced genomic scaffold, AGI_CSIRO_Lferr_CH_V1 ctg4217, whole genome shotgun sequence genome encodes:
- the LOC132044350 gene encoding uncharacterized protein LOC132044350, with product MLRKCVGDPSRIVLVKDVQIPEKLAYEEVPMAILDRQVRRLRTKDVTSVKASAGRGRAKGGVSSSSSPQNHIYALAGRQDLESSPDVVIGILSVFSHDVYALIDPGSTLSYITPFIVGKFRVEPELIKPFEVSTPVGDPTIAKRVYRDCVVIICNRHTIADLIELDMVDFDVIMGMDCYKEQITFQRSSYHQLRVKKNDILKTTFRTRYGHFEFLVMSFRLTNTPAMFMDLMNSVFRPFLDSIMIIFIDDILVYSRSETKHADHLRRVLQILRDRKLYAKFSKCDFWLNSVAFLDHIISDEGIQIDS from the exons atgctccgtaaatgtgttggagatccttccagaatcgtACTTGTAAAGGATGTCCAAATCCctgaaaagttagcttatgaagaagtgcctatggCTATACTCGATAGGCAAGTGCGAAGACTCAGGACTAAAGATGTCACTTCAGTTAAG GCatcagcaggccgtggtagagccAAAGGTGGAGTATCTAGCTCCAGCAGTCCACAGAACCATatttatgcattagctggtcgacaggatctcgagtcatCTCCAGATGTCGTTATAGGTATATTGTCAGTCTTTTctcatgacgtatatgcattgatagacccaGGCTCCACTTTATCGTATATTACTCCTTTTATTGTGGGGAAATTCAGGGTAGAACCTGAGCTGATTAAAccatttgaggtgtctacaccagTGGGTGATCCAACAATAGCCAAAcgagtttatagagattgtgtaGTTATAATTTGTAATCGCCACACCATAGCAGACTTGATCGAGTTAGATATGGTTgactttgatgtcattatgggcatggactg ttacaagGAGCAAATTACTTTTCAAAGATCGAGTTACCATCAGCTGAGAGTTAAGAAGAATGATATTCTGAAGACGAccttcaggactagatatggacACTTTGAATTCTTAGTAATGTCTTTTAGGCTAACGAATACACCAGCAATgtttatggacttgatgaatagTGTATTCCGCCCTTTCTTGGATTCGATCATGATTATATTTATTGACGACATCTTGGTTTACTCTCGCTCAGAAACtaagcatgcagatcatttacgaaGGGTACTGCAGATACTACGGGACAGGaagttatatgccaagttttccaaatgtgatttctggttgaactcagtggcATTCCTCGATCACATAATCTCGGATGAGGGTATACAAATTGATAGTTAG